A stretch of DNA from Limnothrix sp. FACHB-406:
AAATCAATCAAATCAAAAGAGCATTCGATCGGTAGGACGTATGGAACCCACAACATTGGCATTCGCAGGCATCGCGGTTCCGATGGCCAATCAGCCCCCCGTTTTCAACGCGCCGATCACGCAACATTTCAGTTAAGAGCAACCGACAAACAAAGCCATGATCGACTATCGCCAAATCATTACGATCGAGCCGGATAAACGAGGTGGAAAGCCATGCATTCGGCGTATGCGAATTACGGTCTATGACGTGCTGGGTTGGTTGGCGGCGGAAATGTCCTTTGAGGAAATTTTGGATGATTTCCCAGAGCTGACAATGCAGGATATTTTGGCTTGCTTGGCCTTTGCAGCCGATCGCGATCATCGACTTGTGGCGATCGCGGCATGAGACTGTTATTCGATCAAAATCTGAGCCGAAAACTGTTGGGACGACTGGCGGAGCTGCTGCCGGACGCGAGCCATGTGCAATTGGAAGGGCTGGCGGAAGCCCCTGACAGTGAGATTTGGGAGTTTGCGCGCGATCGCGGATTTTGCATCGTCACCCAGGATGCGGACTTTGCGGAACGCAGTCGGCTCTATGGTTCGCCGCCCAAGGTGCTGT
This window harbors:
- a CDS encoding DUF433 domain-containing protein produces the protein MDYRQIITIEPDKRGGKPCIRRMRITVYDVLGWLAAEMSFEEILDDFPELTMQDILACLAFAADRDHRLVAIAA
- a CDS encoding DUF5615 family PIN-like protein, whose product is MRLLFDQNLSRKLLGRLAELLPDASHVQLEGLAEAPDSEIWEFARDRGFCIVTQDADFAERSRLYGSPPKVLWLRCGNAPTAKVESMLRSGIEAIRELLTNPEIDCLELHEPRSVE